The following are encoded together in the Oceanobacillus zhaokaii genome:
- the spoIIGA gene encoding sigma-E processing peptidase SpoIIGA — MTIYLDAVWALNFILDMMLLLLTQALSRDNARKRRILLGAFIASLLVPITIYFPDSFISSVFGKLFYSALIIFSTFGYRSIYRFSRLLLLFYFTTFAIGGGLIGLHFLLQNRIGVSGNSLLTFSSGYGDPVSWIFVVTGFPIVWLFTKSRMDKHVMEKIRYDQLYEVLIQINNQSFATTGYIDSGNQLVDPLSKKPVIICDEFFLKQWFTDVEWELLKIAQETLDFEILPKNWENKIQIVPYQGVGGKSMFLITIRPEQLIVYYNEQKIVSSKVLIGIQFAELVKDGSYHCLLQPQIIKLASVHSA, encoded by the coding sequence TTGACCATTTATCTTGATGCCGTCTGGGCCTTGAATTTTATTTTAGATATGATGCTGCTGTTATTGACACAGGCTCTATCTCGAGATAATGCGAGAAAGCGTAGAATCCTATTAGGTGCATTTATTGCTTCGTTGCTCGTACCAATTACTATATATTTTCCAGATTCATTTATTTCTAGTGTTTTTGGAAAATTATTCTATTCTGCTCTAATTATATTTAGTACGTTTGGTTATCGATCCATTTATCGTTTTTCTAGACTCCTCTTATTGTTTTATTTTACTACCTTTGCTATTGGAGGTGGGTTAATCGGTTTACACTTTCTCTTACAAAATCGGATTGGGGTATCGGGTAATAGTCTGCTTACGTTTTCGAGTGGATACGGGGACCCTGTCAGCTGGATATTTGTAGTGACTGGCTTTCCAATTGTGTGGTTATTTACCAAGTCCCGTATGGACAAGCATGTCATGGAAAAAATTCGCTATGATCAACTATATGAGGTATTGATTCAGATTAATAATCAAAGCTTTGCAACGACCGGCTATATTGATAGTGGCAATCAATTAGTTGATCCGTTGTCAAAAAAGCCAGTAATCATTTGCGATGAATTTTTCCTGAAACAGTGGTTTACAGATGTAGAATGGGAATTATTAAAGATTGCACAGGAAACATTAGATTTCGAAATTCTTCCAAAAAATTGGGAAAATAAGATACAAATTGTTCCTTACCAAGGTGTAGGAGGCAAGAGTATGTTTTTAATAACAATCCGGCCCGAACAGTTAATTGTCTACTATAATGAACAAAAAATCGTGTCATCAAAGGTTTTAATTGGCATCCAGTTTGCTGAATTAGTAAAGGATGGAAGTTACCATTGTTTACTGCAGCCGCAAATAATTAAATTAGCATCTGTGCATTCAGCATAG
- a CDS encoding cell division protein SepF, which translates to MSIKNKLKNYFSMDDEYEYEYVEESELPETSKITAPKPKNQNVVSLSSIQQPSSKVVLCEPRNYNEAQEIADNIVNRRAVVINLQRVDHDQAKRIVDFLSGTVYAVNGDIQKLGAETFLCTPDNVDVSGTISENYAAEDDYNKGW; encoded by the coding sequence ATGAGCATTAAAAATAAACTTAAAAATTACTTTTCGATGGATGATGAGTATGAATATGAATATGTTGAGGAATCAGAATTACCAGAGACGAGTAAAATAACAGCACCTAAACCGAAAAATCAAAATGTCGTTAGTCTATCAAGTATTCAACAACCATCGTCTAAAGTTGTACTATGTGAGCCGAGAAACTATAATGAAGCACAGGAGATAGCGGATAATATAGTAAATCGTCGAGCGGTCGTTATTAACCTTCAACGGGTTGACCATGATCAAGCGAAACGAATTGTTGACTTTCTAAGTGGGACAGTTTATGCAGTTAATGGTGATATCCAAAAACTTGGAGCAGAAACATTCCTCTGTACACCAGATAACGTCGATGTATCTGGAACAATCTCAGAAAATTATGCCGCTGAAGATGATTATAATAAAGGATGGTAG
- a CDS encoding YggS family pyridoxal phosphate-dependent enzyme, whose translation MDVAANLEMINHNINEACARSNRKSEELTIIGVTKYVTIERTIEAIEAGIENIGENRNEGFLEKYNQIGTRAKWHFIGSLQSRKVKDIIDKVDVLHSLDRLSLAKEINKRAGKRVDCFIQVNVSGEQSKHGLAPEEVLLFIENLAAYEKVHIIGLMTMAPHIDDEEKIRSVFRQLSVLRDSIQSLNYDHAPCSFLSMGMSNDYEIAIEEGATHIRIGSNLVGN comes from the coding sequence GTGGACGTAGCAGCAAATTTAGAGATGATCAATCATAATATTAATGAAGCTTGTGCTCGAAGTAATCGAAAATCAGAAGAACTTACTATAATTGGGGTAACGAAATATGTTACAATAGAGCGAACGATTGAGGCAATTGAAGCAGGTATTGAAAATATTGGTGAAAATCGTAATGAAGGATTTTTAGAAAAATACAATCAAATCGGTACAAGGGCAAAATGGCATTTTATTGGGAGCCTGCAATCAAGAAAGGTAAAGGATATTATAGATAAAGTAGATGTCCTCCATTCACTTGATCGCCTATCCCTTGCAAAAGAAATAAATAAACGAGCGGGCAAACGAGTAGACTGTTTCATTCAAGTAAATGTGAGTGGGGAACAGTCGAAACATGGACTTGCTCCTGAAGAGGTCCTCCTATTTATAGAAAATCTTGCAGCATATGAAAAAGTTCATATTATCGGTTTAATGACAATGGCACCGCATATTGATGATGAGGAAAAGATTCGATCCGTATTTAGGCAACTTTCAGTGCTAAGAGATTCGATTCAATCTCTTAATTATGACCATGCACCATGTTCTTTTTTATCAATGGGAATGAGTAATGACTATGAGATAGCAATCGAAGAAGGAGCAACCCATATTCGGATTGGTTCGAATTTAGTTGGGAACTAA
- the ftsA gene encoding cell division protein FtsA, whose translation MKNSEILVSLDIGTAKIKVIIGEVLNDSLNIIGVGTAKSNGMKKGAIVDIDQTVQSIRSAVEQAERMVGMHIESVIVGINGNHIQLQPCHGVVAVQSENREIGDEDIKRVIDGAQVISIPPEREIIDVIPKQFIVDGLDEITDPRGMIGVRLEMEGTIITCSKTVLHNILKCVERANLQVSDICLQPLAAGTIALSKDEKNMGVALIDIGGGCSTVSIFENDHLASTSVISLGGDNITKDLSIGLRTSTEEAEDVKLNYGHAFYDDAQEDETFEISIIGSNTKQTYNQLQISDMIEARLEEIYAFAEREIRRMGYQELPGGYVLTGGTMMMSGVLELAQDLFRSNVRIAIPDYIGVREPQFTAGVGILQFAHRNAKIQGKELYPSVTVSSSEPKPKRNQKQEKTNEPKEKKKKESGMANLFKYFFD comes from the coding sequence TTGAAAAATAGTGAAATACTAGTAAGCCTTGATATAGGAACAGCAAAAATTAAAGTAATAATTGGAGAAGTATTAAATGATTCACTAAATATTATTGGTGTTGGTACGGCAAAATCAAATGGTATGAAAAAAGGTGCGATTGTTGATATAGATCAAACCGTACAATCGATAAGAAGTGCAGTAGAACAAGCAGAGCGTATGGTTGGCATGCATATTGAAAGTGTCATTGTTGGAATTAATGGCAATCATATTCAATTACAGCCTTGTCACGGCGTTGTTGCTGTTCAGAGTGAGAATCGCGAAATTGGTGATGAGGATATTAAGCGAGTGATTGATGGTGCACAAGTAATCTCAATTCCACCAGAACGTGAAATAATTGACGTAATACCTAAACAATTTATTGTTGATGGGTTAGACGAAATTACGGACCCTAGAGGGATGATTGGGGTTCGTTTAGAAATGGAAGGTACGATTATTACATGTTCGAAAACTGTCTTGCACAATATTTTAAAATGTGTTGAGCGTGCAAATTTACAAGTATCTGATATTTGCTTACAACCATTAGCAGCTGGAACCATTGCACTATCAAAAGATGAAAAGAATATGGGGGTTGCCCTTATTGATATCGGTGGTGGCTGTTCAACTGTTTCCATCTTTGAAAATGATCACCTCGCTTCTACTAGTGTTATAAGTTTAGGTGGGGACAATATTACGAAGGATTTATCTATCGGACTCAGGACGTCCACAGAGGAAGCTGAGGATGTAAAATTAAATTATGGACATGCATTTTATGATGATGCACAAGAAGATGAAACCTTTGAAATTTCCATTATTGGGAGCAATACAAAGCAGACTTATAATCAGCTGCAGATTTCTGATATGATCGAAGCAAGATTAGAAGAAATATATGCATTTGCTGAACGAGAAATTAGAAGAATGGGTTACCAAGAATTACCTGGTGGTTATGTATTAACAGGCGGTACGATGATGATGTCAGGAGTTTTAGAATTAGCTCAAGACTTATTCCGCTCGAATGTCCGCATCGCAATACCTGATTACATAGGTGTTCGGGAACCACAATTCACGGCTGGAGTTGGGATTTTGCAATTCGCACACCGAAATGCAAAAATACAAGGAAAAGAATTATATCCTTCTGTAACTGTTAGTTCAAGCGAACCGAAACCAAAACGAAATCAGAAACAAGAAAAGACAAATGAACCAAAAGAAAAGAAGAAAAAAGAATCTGGAATGGCTAATCTGTTTAAATATTTCTTTGATTAA
- a CDS encoding YlmC/YmxH family sporulation protein: MVKLSELQLKEVIIVDDGRRLGHISDLEINTNTGKITAIILIAKDKRNSLFGKVDELVIRWEQIIRIGSDVVLVKDVHEQPLSSEVHFPKKDK; this comes from the coding sequence TTGGTAAAATTATCAGAGCTACAATTAAAAGAAGTGATAATTGTTGATGATGGGCGAAGGTTAGGACATATTTCCGATCTAGAAATCAATACGAATACAGGTAAAATAACAGCAATCATTCTTATAGCAAAAGATAAGAGAAACAGTTTATTTGGAAAAGTAGATGAGCTTGTTATCCGCTGGGAACAGATTATTCGAATTGGCTCAGATGTTGTTCTAGTCAAAGATGTGCATGAGCAACCCCTATCTTCCGAGGTGCATTTTCCAAAAAAAGATAAATAA
- a CDS encoding RNA-binding protein — translation MDIYQHFRKEEQGFIDQVLSWKEQVEHSFVPKLTDFLDPREQQIIEMLIGTSIDELKLYQFGGAVQSERKRVIIAPYYEVITDGNFQLTLLEATYQDKFVTLEHRDVMGAFLSLGIIRKKLGDIYVKDGVIQIIMTNDIASYVITNLTSIKNATIKFEEKPSHSLLTNAADWVESDKTVSSLRLDAVVKEIYRISRKDATDLITKQFVKVNHRVVEDGKFTVEPGDLISVRGKGRSKLVTINGQSKKDKWRITTAMMK, via the coding sequence ATGGATATCTATCAACATTTCAGAAAAGAGGAACAGGGATTTATCGACCAAGTTCTTTCATGGAAGGAACAAGTAGAACATTCCTTTGTACCAAAGTTAACTGATTTTCTCGATCCTCGTGAACAACAGATAATTGAGATGTTAATTGGAACAAGCATTGATGAATTGAAGCTCTATCAATTTGGCGGTGCGGTTCAAAGTGAACGCAAACGTGTCATAATTGCACCTTACTATGAAGTAATTACAGATGGAAATTTCCAGCTAACCTTATTAGAGGCAACATATCAGGATAAATTCGTCACATTGGAGCATCGCGATGTGATGGGCGCTTTTTTATCTCTCGGAATCATTCGAAAAAAACTTGGTGATATTTATGTAAAGGATGGGGTCATCCAAATCATTATGACGAATGACATCGCTTCTTATGTAATTACAAATCTCACATCGATAAAGAATGCGACGATCAAGTTTGAGGAGAAACCAAGTCATTCATTGCTAACCAATGCTGCTGACTGGGTTGAATCGGATAAGACTGTCTCCTCCTTGCGTTTAGACGCAGTAGTAAAAGAAATTTACCGGATATCAAGAAAAGATGCGACAGACCTGATTACAAAGCAATTCGTGAAGGTAAATCATAGGGTAGTCGAGGATGGCAAGTTTACAGTTGAACCTGGCGACCTTATCTCAGTTCGCGGAAAGGGTAGAAGTAAGCTAGTAACGATAAACGGTCAATCGAAAAAGGACAAATGGCGAATTACGACAGCAATGATGAAATAA
- the pgeF gene encoding peptidoglycan editing factor PgeF produces MSEPFKQSNESYLHIENWQKRNPNLRAGFTTRNGGVSRPPFGTFNCGLHVNDRTETVIENRTLLAKELNMPLENWVTGEQVHGTNIKIIVDRDKGRGAKSYDNAIKGIDGLITNKKGILCTAFFADCVPLYFYDPVTEYIGIAHAGWKGTVNGIQEQMVQALKEVGVDTADLLVAIGPSISQEKYEVDDRVIEAISKEYRQKTVTPQDNQRYLLDLKQLNAEILLQSGVLRHNIEVTNYCTHQDEALFFSHRRDNGKTGRMLGFLGFQE; encoded by the coding sequence ATGTCAGAACCATTTAAGCAGTCGAATGAATCCTATTTACATATCGAAAATTGGCAGAAACGTAATCCCAACCTGAGAGCAGGCTTTACGACTAGGAATGGCGGGGTAAGTCGTCCACCATTTGGGACGTTCAATTGCGGTCTTCACGTGAATGATAGGACAGAAACAGTCATTGAAAATCGAACGTTATTAGCAAAAGAATTAAACATGCCGCTTGAAAATTGGGTAACAGGGGAACAAGTACATGGAACGAATATTAAAATTATTGTTGACAGAGATAAAGGGCGTGGTGCTAAGTCCTATGATAACGCAATTAAAGGGATAGATGGACTGATTACTAATAAGAAAGGGATACTTTGTACAGCATTTTTTGCTGACTGTGTCCCTCTATATTTCTATGATCCAGTTACAGAATATATTGGAATTGCCCATGCAGGTTGGAAAGGCACAGTAAATGGAATCCAAGAACAAATGGTACAAGCATTAAAAGAAGTTGGTGTAGATACTGCAGATTTACTAGTAGCTATTGGACCATCAATATCACAGGAAAAATATGAAGTAGATGATCGTGTCATAGAGGCAATTTCTAAGGAGTATAGACAAAAAACTGTTACTCCACAAGACAATCAACGTTATTTATTAGATTTAAAACAATTAAATGCAGAAATCCTTTTACAATCTGGTGTTTTACGTCATAATATAGAGGTAACAAATTATTGCACACATCAAGATGAAGCGTTGTTTTTTTCACATCGCCGTGATAACGGAAAAACAGGAAGAATGCTAGGATTCCTAGGATTTCAAGAGTGA
- a CDS encoding YggT family protein encodes MYELFKILNLALTIYNFAIIIYIFMSWFPGARESSFGLMLGKIVDPYLDVFRRFIPPLGMIDFSPIVAIFVLYLARIGLQEFFVMFLL; translated from the coding sequence ATGTACGAACTGTTTAAGATACTAAATTTAGCATTAACAATCTATAATTTTGCAATAATTATCTACATTTTCATGTCATGGTTTCCAGGTGCGCGTGAATCGTCATTTGGGTTGATGCTTGGAAAAATTGTAGACCCATATCTTGATGTGTTCCGAAGATTTATCCCACCACTAGGCATGATTGATTTCTCGCCAATTGTAGCAATTTTTGTTTTGTACTTAGCAAGAATTGGGTTACAAGAATTCTTTGTAATGTTCCTTCTTTAA
- a CDS encoding cell division protein FtsQ/DivIB, translating to MSKKNIVSIEDRIPKLKQARKKKANRRLIFYLSIFFFLISIIVYLQSPLSHIKTIQVHGNTHVSNETIIEQSGLTMDTNIWMLNQKNTEDALSKNPIIESVKVSKQLPWTVNIQVNEYKIVGYMKEETNYFPILGNGVTLKQLGQSSFNGKSPLIIGFTEEKYLHRMAEELNKLPQNISALISEVHWQPSDDNKNKILLYMNDGYLVDATIRDFADKMEVYPSIVAQLEPKSKGIIHLGVGVYFESYEKKSASDEEEIDGVEEENTTE from the coding sequence ATGAGCAAAAAGAACATTGTCTCAATTGAGGATCGAATTCCTAAATTGAAACAAGCTCGCAAGAAAAAAGCAAATCGACGTTTAATTTTTTATCTTTCTATTTTTTTCTTCTTAATCTCAATTATTGTCTATTTACAATCACCTTTAAGTCACATTAAAACTATCCAAGTTCATGGCAATACTCATGTTTCCAATGAAACGATTATCGAACAAAGTGGTTTGACAATGGATACAAATATTTGGATGCTTAATCAAAAGAACACTGAAGATGCACTAAGTAAAAATCCAATTATTGAATCTGTTAAAGTCTCTAAGCAACTGCCTTGGACAGTGAATATTCAAGTGAATGAATACAAAATAGTCGGGTATATGAAAGAAGAAACCAACTATTTTCCTATTCTAGGAAATGGTGTAACTCTAAAGCAGCTAGGACAATCTTCTTTCAACGGTAAATCTCCATTAATTATAGGATTTACAGAAGAGAAATACTTACATAGAATGGCTGAGGAGCTTAATAAACTACCACAAAATATTTCAGCACTTATTTCTGAGGTTCACTGGCAACCTTCAGATGATAATAAGAATAAAATTTTACTTTACATGAATGATGGTTACCTGGTCGATGCAACGATTCGTGATTTTGCCGATAAAATGGAAGTATACCCTTCGATAGTTGCCCAATTAGAACCAAAAAGCAAAGGAATCATTCATCTTGGAGTAGGCGTTTATTTCGAATCCTATGAAAAAAAGTCAGCAAGTGATGAGGAAGAAATAGATGGGGTAGAAGAGGAAAATACGACAGAATAA
- a CDS encoding DivIVA domain-containing protein yields the protein MPLTPLDIHNKAFTKSLRGYDQDEVNEFLDQVIKDYEMAIREKKELKEKVTQLEERLGHFTNIEETLNKSILVAQETAEEVKGNAMKESKLIIKEAEKNADRIINEALSKSRRISMDVEELKKQAKVFRTRLKMLVEAQLEMIGTDDWDQLFDTELGEDLDLIENK from the coding sequence GTGCCATTAACACCATTAGATATTCATAACAAAGCATTTACGAAAAGTTTACGTGGATATGACCAGGACGAGGTAAACGAATTCCTCGATCAGGTAATTAAAGATTATGAAATGGCAATTCGAGAAAAAAAGGAATTAAAAGAAAAAGTAACACAGCTTGAAGAGAGGCTGGGGCATTTTACGAATATCGAAGAAACATTGAATAAATCTATCCTTGTTGCCCAAGAAACAGCTGAAGAAGTAAAAGGCAACGCAATGAAGGAATCAAAATTAATCATTAAAGAAGCTGAGAAGAATGCGGATCGAATAATTAATGAAGCACTAAGTAAATCACGCAGAATATCAATGGATGTCGAAGAATTGAAGAAGCAAGCAAAAGTATTCCGTACGAGATTAAAGATGTTGGTTGAAGCACAATTAGAAATGATTGGAACGGATGATTGGGATCAATTATTTGATACTGAGCTAGGCGAAGACCTGGATTTAATCGAAAATAAATAG
- the ftsZ gene encoding cell division protein FtsZ — MLEFDTNLDELATIKVIGVGGGGNNAVNRMIEHGVEGVEFIAVNTDSQALNLSKAELKIQIGGKLTRGLGAGANPEVGKKAAEESKEQIEEVLKGADMVFVTAGMGGGTGTGAAPVIAQVAKDLGALTVGVVTRPFSFEGRRRSTQAISGIETLKGSVDTLIVIPNDRLLEIVDKNTPMLEAFREADNVLRQGVQGISDLIAKPGLINVDFADVKTIMFDKGSALMGIGIATGESRAMEAAKKAISSPLLETSIDGAHGILMNITGGTNLSLYEVQEAADLVTSAADKEVNVIFGSVINEDLNDEIVVTVIATGFDESIQKPEAKIKQQRPVINHNQHAATQANEEAAPQQREREREREQAPAQPQRQRQEEEELDIPTFLRNRNRNR, encoded by the coding sequence ATGTTGGAGTTTGATACAAATCTTGATGAATTAGCGACGATAAAAGTTATAGGCGTCGGTGGCGGCGGAAATAACGCGGTTAACCGAATGATTGAACATGGGGTAGAAGGCGTGGAGTTCATTGCTGTAAATACAGATTCACAGGCATTGAACTTATCCAAGGCCGAATTAAAGATTCAAATTGGTGGAAAGTTAACACGAGGATTAGGTGCAGGTGCAAATCCAGAAGTTGGTAAAAAGGCTGCAGAAGAAAGTAAGGAACAAATTGAAGAAGTATTAAAAGGTGCAGATATGGTCTTTGTAACTGCTGGTATGGGTGGCGGAACTGGAACAGGTGCAGCACCGGTAATTGCTCAAGTTGCAAAAGATTTGGGTGCATTAACAGTTGGTGTAGTAACACGACCTTTCTCATTCGAAGGAAGAAGACGTTCGACCCAGGCAATTTCTGGAATCGAAACATTAAAAGGTAGTGTAGATACACTAATTGTTATTCCCAACGATCGTTTATTAGAAATCGTTGATAAAAATACACCTATGTTAGAAGCATTCCGTGAAGCAGATAACGTTTTAAGACAAGGTGTACAAGGTATCTCAGATTTAATTGCAAAACCTGGTCTAATTAATGTTGACTTTGCTGATGTGAAGACAATCATGTTTGATAAAGGTTCTGCATTAATGGGTATTGGAATTGCAACAGGAGAATCACGGGCAATGGAAGCTGCTAAAAAAGCAATTTCATCTCCTCTACTTGAAACGTCAATTGATGGTGCACACGGTATTTTAATGAACATTACCGGTGGAACGAATCTTAGCCTGTATGAAGTTCAAGAGGCTGCTGATTTAGTTACTTCTGCAGCAGATAAAGAAGTAAATGTTATTTTTGGATCGGTTATCAATGAAGATTTAAATGATGAAATTGTTGTAACTGTTATAGCAACTGGTTTTGATGAATCAATTCAGAAACCAGAAGCAAAAATAAAGCAACAACGTCCTGTCATTAATCACAATCAACATGCAGCAACACAAGCAAATGAAGAGGCGGCACCGCAACAGCGTGAACGAGAAAGAGAGCGTGAGCAAGCCCCAGCACAACCACAGCGTCAGCGACAAGAAGAAGAAGAATTGGATATTCCAACGTTCTTAAGAAACCGGAATCGCAATCGCTAA
- the sigE gene encoding RNA polymerase sporulation sigma factor SigE, producing the protein MKVWFIRLRLKWYKLLIKLGINSDEIYYIGGSEALPPPLSKQEEAELLIKLPKGDKAARAILIERNLRLVVYIARKFENTGINIEDLISIGTIGLIKAVNTFNPEKNIKLATYASRCIENEILMYLRRNNKLKSEISFDEPLNIDWDGNELLLSDVLGTDDDIITKNLESNVDKSLLKSALSQLNDREKQIMELRFGLIGDEEKTQKDVADMLGISQSYISRLEKKIIRRLQKEFNKMV; encoded by the coding sequence ATGAAGGTGTGGTTTATTCGTTTACGTTTAAAATGGTATAAGCTGTTAATTAAACTAGGGATCAACTCGGATGAAATTTACTATATTGGTGGCAGCGAAGCACTCCCACCACCTTTATCGAAGCAGGAGGAAGCAGAACTATTAATAAAACTGCCGAAAGGAGATAAAGCAGCTCGGGCAATTTTAATTGAACGTAACCTACGTTTGGTTGTGTACATCGCTCGTAAATTTGAAAATACCGGGATAAATATAGAAGATTTAATAAGTATTGGTACAATCGGCCTGATTAAAGCAGTCAACACATTCAATCCCGAGAAGAATATTAAGCTGGCTACCTATGCGTCTCGCTGTATTGAAAATGAAATTTTAATGTATTTACGGAGAAATAATAAACTAAAATCAGAAATATCTTTCGACGAGCCGCTAAATATCGATTGGGATGGAAATGAATTATTATTATCAGATGTGCTGGGAACCGATGATGATATTATTACCAAGAACCTAGAATCAAATGTGGATAAAAGCCTATTAAAAAGCGCCTTATCTCAATTAAATGATCGAGAAAAACAAATTATGGAGCTGCGGTTTGGACTAATTGGCGATGAAGAAAAAACGCAGAAGGATGTTGCAGATATGTTGGGAATTTCACAATCTTACATATCGAGGTTAGAAAAAAAGATTATCCGCAGACTGCAAAAAGAATTTAATAAAATGGTATAA
- the sigG gene encoding RNA polymerase sporulation sigma factor SigG: protein MTRHKVVICGVDTSKLPVLKNDEMKKLFIRMQQEGDITAREELVNGNLRLVLSVIQRFNNRGEFVDDLFQVGCIGLMKSIDNFDLGHNVRFSTYAVPMIIGEIRRYLRDNNPIRVSRSLRDIAYKALQVREKLINKTSREPTPAEIAEEMDVPHSEIVFALDAIQDPVSLFEPIYNDGGDPIFVVDQISDDKDKDSTWVDKISLKEGMYNLNEREKMILNKRFFQGKTQMEVADEIGISQAQVSRLEKAAISQMNKQMFE, encoded by the coding sequence ATGACTAGACATAAAGTTGTAATATGTGGTGTTGATACATCGAAACTGCCCGTACTTAAGAACGACGAAATGAAAAAGCTGTTTATTCGGATGCAACAAGAAGGAGATATAACCGCTAGAGAAGAGCTTGTTAACGGAAACCTTAGATTAGTATTAAGTGTCATACAGCGTTTTAATAATCGCGGAGAATTCGTTGATGACTTATTTCAAGTAGGATGTATTGGCTTAATGAAATCCATTGATAATTTTGATTTAGGGCATAATGTCCGCTTTTCCACTTATGCCGTACCAATGATTATTGGTGAAATTAGAAGGTATTTACGAGATAATAATCCGATAAGAGTGTCGAGATCACTAAGAGATATTGCATATAAGGCATTGCAAGTAAGGGAAAAATTGATCAATAAAACATCGAGAGAACCAACACCAGCGGAAATTGCAGAAGAAATGGATGTTCCACATTCAGAAATTGTGTTCGCATTAGATGCTATTCAAGATCCGGTATCATTATTTGAACCAATTTATAATGATGGAGGGGATCCAATCTTTGTTGTCGATCAAATAAGTGATGATAAGGATAAAGACTCAACTTGGGTTGATAAAATTTCCTTAAAAGAGGGAATGTATAATTTAAATGAACGGGAGAAAATGATCTTAAACAAGCGATTTTTTCAAGGGAAAACGCAAATGGAAGTGGCAGACGAAATAGGAATCTCCCAAGCTCAAGTCTCCCGCCTGGAAAAAGCAGCGATAAGCCAAATGAACAAGCAAATGTTTGAGTAA